Sequence from the Bryobacteraceae bacterium genome:
CGGAAAACCGCCGAGAACGCATACGGAGACTGGCTCACCCCGCTGCACGTCGGCGATACCGACGGCGTCCCCGTGCATGCCCGGTCCCGCCCCACGGACCACATTGAAAGTAACCCCATCCCCGCCGCCCGCGCGAAGTCGAACAGCCGCGGCGCGTCCGCCGTCAACGTAAACACCTCCGGCGTTACGTCGTTCAGCCCGATCATCGGCGTCACCCCCTGCATCGCGCGGATCTGCCCCGCCGACTTCGCCGCCCCATACAACGCCTGCAACTGCGTGAACGTCGAGTTCACTGCCAGCATCGCGTTATCGCCCATCCGGTACGGATCCGCCACCGCGTTCCCGTAATCCATCGCCATGATGTTCACCGTCCCGATATCCACTCCGTTATCGATCGCATTGCGCAGCAGCGCCACGCCATCGATCGTCAACCCCGTCGGCAGCACCGGAAGCGTGAACTGCACATGGAGCGGACGCCCGCTCGCCCGCGCCGCGGCCTGCAGCCCCGCAATCGCTCGATTCCGCCGCGTGATCGACGCCCCGTCCGCGATCGCCCAGCCTTCGATGTCGAAGTCCACCCGCGTCAGCCGGAACTTGTCGATCGCCGCCTGATACTGCGATTGCAGCGCCGCCGTATCCGTCCACGCCTGCGCCAGTTCCAGCCCGAACGCGCCGCCGAACGAAACGATCACGTCCCCGCCCACCGCTCGCAAACCCGCGATCTGCGGCACAAGAAAATCCTGCGACACCGGCACGATCCCGCCCCATGCCGCCTGGTTCCCCGGACCTGCGTTCACGAACGCAACCGTGAAATACTTGACGCCCGTCTGCAGCGAAATCGCCGCCAGATCCGGCGTCGGCCACAACAGCATGTCCGCGTACGGCGCGAACACCCGCGGCGGAAACGCGCTCGTCGTCGGTGGCGGCTCGTCCGCCGTCCGGAACAACACCGCGTTCGACATCGCCGATGCGCCCGCCTGGTTCACCGCCTGCACCGCCACCGAGTAAGTCGTCGACGGAACCAACCCAGCCAGTAAGTAAGGAGACGCCGTCAGCCCCGATACAGCCGGCGCGCCATCGCGCCAAAGCGTGTAAGTCACCGTACATCCCGGCCCCGCGGCCACCGCCGTCCAACCCACCTGCGCGGAATTCGGCGTCACCCCCGTCACCGCTAACCCGCCCGGAACCGCCGGCGGCGGCCCGCACACCGGAGGCGAAAGCGTCGATGCCGTCAGCGCTGGCGTCAGCGCCGAATAGTTCCCAGCCGTATCCCGCGCCCGCACCGCGAACGAATAGGCCGTCGACGGAGCCAGGTTCACTGCCGTCCACGACGGCCCCACCGTCGTCCCCGCCGCCGCGCCGTTCATCCGCACTTCGTATCCCGCCACTCCACTCTGCCCGTCGGTCGATGCATTCCACGCGATCCCGATCGACGTGGTCGTCGCGAAACTCAATCGCAAGTTCCCCGGCGTCGAAGGCGGTGTCGTGTCCGCCGGACCAGCCGCGCCGCAAGTCGCCGACGTCACCGTCACCCCCGGCATCGCGCATCCCGACGGTTGCTGCGGAGGCCCCGCCGTAGCCGCCACCCACCCGATCCACGCCTGCCCGCCCGGAGCCAGATTCGGATTCCAACCCGGACCCTCGATTGTGTACGCATCGCCCGACCGCGAAACGATCCGTGCCTCCCAGATGCTCCCTATGTCGTGCGGATACGTGAACGTCAGCCGCCATCCCGCCAACGCCGCCTGGCCCGTGTTCGTAATCACCAGCCCCGCCTGCAGGCCCGTACCCCAACTTGAATCGAGCCGGTAGTCCACGCGCGCCGTCTGCCCCAGGGCGGGCCAAACGATCAGTGGCGCGGCGGCCAAGACCGAAACGATATTCGAACCAGTACGTTTCATGAGAAGGTATGGGCGGACCGTACTATCTTGCCACTGGAATCCTGTCCAGGAACATTGCCCCTTTTGCGGTGTTCTTACGCTATTTCTACTAGACACCACATCCAAACGTTGGCGTCCTGGCCGGGACATTGTCCGGCGTTCTCGGAGATCCCGGGCGGTCCCCGGCCAGGCCCAACCGTGGCCTCACCCCTCCCACTCAGAGGTTAAGAGACGCATTAACCCCAACCGTTTGTACGGATTCCAAAGCCGCCGTATACTACACAAAACCTGCATCCAGAGAGGATTTGTCATGTTCCAGATACGGGCGGCCGTCCTGCTGGCTGCGTACTCGGCTGTTTTGCTCCAAGGCCAGACCATCGGTTCCTCGGCCGGCAACACCACCTGGCGGACCCCCTTCGGCGTCACCCTCGACGCCGCCGGCAACCAATACGTCGCCGAACGCGGCAACGACGTTATCTATCGCATCGACCGTCTTGGCGAGACCACCACCATCGCCGGCGCCGGGACCGCCGGCTACTCCGGCGACGGCGGACCCGCCTCCGCCGCCCGCATCAATCAGCCCTTCGCAATCGCCGTCGACTCCACCGGCGCCATCTACTTCACCGATACCTCCAACCACCGCATCCGCCGCATCGTCAACGGCACAATCACCACCTTTGCCGGCACCGGCCGCGCCGGCTTCTCCGGCGACGACGGCCCCGCCTCCGCCGCCCAGATCAACTCCCCCGCAGGCATCGTCATCGACCCCGCCGGCAACATCATCTTCGTCGACGCCGGCAACGAACGCATCCGCCGCATCCAGCCCGACGGCGTCATCAAGACCATCGCCGGCACCGGCCGCCGCGGCTTCTCCGGCGATGGCGGCCCCGCCCTCCTCGCTGACCTCGATCCCGGCTGGCTCGCCCTGGACCGCGAGGGCAATCTCTTCTTCACCAACGACGGTACCGCCCTCGGTCTCGCCGGCGGCAATCGCCGCGTTCGCCGCATCGACCGCAATCAGATCGTCACCACCGTGGCCGGCTCCGGAGCCAGCGGCGACAACGGCGATGGCGGCCCTGCCACAGCCGCCGGATTCGGCCGCATCGCCGGAATCGCCGTCGACGCCATGAACAACCTCTTCATCGCCAGCTATAGCGGGGACCGCATTCGCCGCGTCGGCCCCAACGGCATCGTCACCACCTACGCCGGCTCCGGCCAGGGCGGCTTCTCCGGCGACGACGGACCCGCCCTCCAAGCCCGCATCAACGCGCCCGCCGGAATCGCCCTCGACGCCGAAGGCAACCTCTACATCGCCGACTCCAACAACCGCCGCATCCGCAAGGTCACCCCGCCCAGTCCGCCCGCCATCCGTTCCGAATCCGCCGGCGTCCCCGCCTTCCTCGGCAAAACCGGCTTCTCGTCCAACATGTACGTGGAGATCTTCGGCAGCAACCTCGCCAACTCCACCCGCACCTGGACCGGAGCCGACTTCAACGGCGCCAACGCACCCACCGAACTCGATGGCGTCCGCGTCACCGTCAACGGCAAGCCGGCGTTCATCTTCTTCATCAGCCCCGGCCAGATCAACATCAACGCTCCCGAAGACGACGCCGTCGGGCCCGTCCAGATCCAGGTCTTCCGCAACGGCGTCGCCAGCAACGTCGGCATGGCGGACCGCGCACGCGTCTCCCCGACCCTCCACACCGCGGCTTCCTTCCAAGTCGGCGACAGCCAACACATCGTCGCCCAGGCCGCCGATTTCCGCAGCTTTGTCGGCCGGCCCGGCATGATCCAGGGACTCAACTTCCGCGCCGCCCGCCCCGGTGAAACCGTCATCGCCTTCGCCCTCGGCTGCGGACCCACCGATCCGCCCACCAAAGCAGGCGCCGTCAATCCCCAACTCGCCCGCCTCGCCCTCCCCTTCGAAGTCCGCATCGGAGGCGTCGCCGCCCAGGTCGGGTTCGCCGGCATGCTCGGCGATACCATCGGGCTCTATCAGCTCAACATCGTCATTCCGACGCTGCCCCCCGGCGAGCATCCCATCGAACTCGTAGTCGATGGCGTCCGCAATGCGCAGAACCTCGTCATCCAAATCGGAGAATAGGCCCGCCCGGGCGCTAGCCGATCAGCACCAGCCGCACGTCCATTACGTTCGTCCCCGTCGGCCCGGTCTTGATCAAATCGCCAAGCGGATCGAAGAACCGGTAGGAATCGTTGTTCGCCAGCAACGCCGCCGGGTTCAGCCGTTGCGCCCGCGCCCGCGCCGCCGTCAGACCCGTCGCCACCGCCCCTGCGGCGTCCGTCGGACCGTCCGTTCCGTCCGTACCACCGCTCAGCGCCAGCACGTCGTGACGACCTTCCAGGTCGATCGCCGCCGCCAACGCGAACTCCTGGTTCCGTCCGCCCAACCCGTCGCCCCGGATCGTCACCGTCGTCTCCCCGCCCGATATCAGGCACGCCGGCGCCCGCACCGGCCGGCCCGAATCCTGTACTTCCCGAGCGATCGCCGCATGCATCCGCGCCACATCCCGCGTTTCCCCCTCGATCGTCGTCGATAGCACCAGCGCCCGGTATCCCAGTGACTTTGCCTTCACCGCCGCCGCGTCCACCGCCAGCCGGTTGCTCCCCACGATCAGATTTTGCGTCTTCGCGAACACCGCCTCCCCAGGCTTCGGCGTGTCTTCGATCTCGCCCGCCACGCCCCGCTCAATCCGCCGCCGTACTCCCGCTGGCGCCCGCTCGCGCAATCCGTACTGATCCAGAATCGCCGCCGCCTGCGCGAAGTTCGTCGGATCGGGCACCGTCGGCCCGGACCCGATCGACGCCATCGCATCCCCAATCACGTCCGAAAGCATCAGCGTGATCACCGTCGCCGGAGCCGCCAGCCGCGCCAGTTGCCCCCCCTTGAACGCCGATATGTGCTTCCGCACCGTGTTGATCTCATGAATATCGGCGCCGCACTCGAGCAGCAGCCGCGTCGTCTTCTGTTTATCGGCGAGCTTCAAACCCGGCGCCGGCGAAGGCGTCAACGCCGACGCTCCACCCGAAATCAAAAAGATCACCAGGTCCCGCCGGCCCGCCTGCGCCGCTATCTCCGCGATCTTCCGCGCGCCTTCCACTCCCGCGTCATCCGGCACCGGATGGCCGGCCTCCTGCACCTCGATCCGCTTCAGCGGCAGCCCGTGCCCGTACTTCGTGCAGATCACGCCGCCGGAAACACGCGCACCCAGTACTCCCTCCACCGCCCGCGCCATCGCCGCCGCCGCTTTGCCCGCGCCTGCCACCCAGATGTGTTCAAAACGATCCAGCCGGTACGTCTGCTCGCCCGCCCGCAGCACCCCGCCTTTCCGCTGCAGGAACCTCCGCACCGCGCCCGCCGGCTCGGCCGCGCTCAACGCGGCTCGGAAGATCGCCAATGCATGGCGTCGCAGCCGGGCTTCGGATGGCACAGTCATCAGAAGAGTGGGAGCGCGAGAATCGCTTCCACGGCCTCCACCGGATCATTCGAACCGATCTCAACGCGGTAATCGGCGCGGCCGTACGTCGGCCGGCGCGACTCGTACAGCCCGGCGAAACGCGCCGGGTCCCGCGCCAGCGGACGATGCGTCTCCCCGGTGATCCGCTCGCGGATCAACTCGAACGGCGCGTCCAGCCAAACCGAGATCCCGTTGTCCGTCACCAGGGCCAGATTGTTCTCCTGCGCGAACGCGCCCCCGCCCAGCGAAAGCACCGTTGCATGGCCGGTTTGCACCGCGCGCACTCGCGCCCGCAGCGCTTCATGTTCCAGCCGCCGGAATTCGCATTCCCCGCCGGCTTCGAAAATCTCAGGAATCGTCTGCCCCGCTCCCCGCTCGATTTCCGCGTCCAGGTCCACGAAATCCCAACCCAGGTCCTCGGCGAGCAGCCCGCCTACCGTCGTCTTGCCGCAGCCCATGAATCCCACGAGGTAGATGCATGGAGTGCGAATGAGACGCGTGTTCATCGCGAGTGTCTAATACTTTACCAACCGGCCGCTACCGCTGCTGGATCCCTTCCAGATCCAGCCCTTCGTAAATATGCGCCAGGATCCGGTCCGCGATCGAAGGCGCCAGCCGCGCCGCCGCGATCAGCACGTTCCCGAACCACGGCATCACCAGCGTCCGTTTGTCCCGCTCCATCCCCCGCGCGATGGCCTCCGCGCATTCGTCCGGCATCACCGCCATTCGCTTCATCCGCCACAACCGGTCTGGCGGACGCCCCGCGAGCGAGTTGTCCTGGAACGCCGTCTTCACGTACCCCGGGCACACGTCCATCGTCGAAATGTTGTAGGGCGCAAGCTCGATCCGCAGCGCGTCCGTCAACGCGCACAACGCGAACTTCGACGCCGTGTAGTTCGGAAACCACGGCAACGCGATCTTGCCCGCCACCGAACTCACGTTCACAATCCGCCCCCCGCCCTGCTTCTGCATCACCGGAACCACAAGCTGGATCAGTTCGAGCGGCGCGAATATGTTCAGCTCCCACAACCGCCGCACCTCGCCCATGTCCGCCCGCCATGCCGGAATGTACATCCCCACCCCGGCGTTGTTCACCAGCACGTCCAGGCTGCCCCACCGCTCGAGCGCCGCATCCACCGCGCGCTTCCGGTCCTCGGCATTGGTGACGTCGCCCGTCACCGCCACCCCCTGCGTCTCCGCCGCCGCCTTCTCCAACGTCTCCGCCGACCGCGCCATCAGCGTCAGCTTCGCCCCCCGCCGATGCAGCGACCGCGCCAGCGACGCCCCGATTCCTCCCGACGCACCGGTGATCAGAACGCTTTTTCCTTGGAGATTCATGTGGCGGGCAGGGGCTTTCGTCGAATCGAAGCGATAATAGTACCATGCACGACGGCTTACTGCCATTGTTCCCGCTGTCGCTGGTCCTGTTGCCGAACCAGGAGCTCCCGCTCCACATTTTCGAGGACCGGTACAAGGAAATGATCGGCGCCGTCCTCCGCGAAGGGCGCGAGTTCGGCGTCG
This genomic interval carries:
- a CDS encoding cellulose binding domain-containing protein: MKRTGSNIVSVLAAAPLIVWPALGQTARVDYRLDSSWGTGLQAGLVITNTGQAALAGWRLTFTYPHDIGSIWEARIVSRSGDAYTIEGPGWNPNLAPGGQAWIGWVAATAGPPQQPSGCAMPGVTVTSATCGAAGPADTTPPSTPGNLRLSFATTTSIGIAWNASTDGQSGVAGYEVRMNGAAAGTTVGPSWTAVNLAPSTAYSFAVRARDTAGNYSALTPALTASTLSPPVCGPPPAVPGGLAVTGVTPNSAQVGWTAVAAGPGCTVTYTLWRDGAPAVSGLTASPYLLAGLVPSTTYSVAVQAVNQAGASAMSNAVLFRTADEPPPTTSAFPPRVFAPYADMLLWPTPDLAAISLQTGVKYFTVAFVNAGPGNQAAWGGIVPVSQDFLVPQIAGLRAVGGDVIVSFGGAFGLELAQAWTDTAALQSQYQAAIDKFRLTRVDFDIEGWAIADGASITRRNRAIAGLQAAARASGRPLHVQFTLPVLPTGLTIDGVALLRNAIDNGVDIGTVNIMAMDYGNAVADPYRMGDNAMLAVNSTFTQLQALYGAAKSAGQIRAMQGVTPMIGLNDVTPEVFTLTADAPRLFDFARAAGMGLLSMWSVGRDRACTGTPSVSPTCSGVSQSPYAFSAVFRGFTGY
- a CDS encoding glycerate kinase, which codes for MTVPSEARLRRHALAIFRAALSAAEPAGAVRRFLQRKGGVLRAGEQTYRLDRFEHIWVAGAGKAAAAMARAVEGVLGARVSGGVICTKYGHGLPLKRIEVQEAGHPVPDDAGVEGARKIAEIAAQAGRRDLVIFLISGGASALTPSPAPGLKLADKQKTTRLLLECGADIHEINTVRKHISAFKGGQLARLAAPATVITLMLSDVIGDAMASIGSGPTVPDPTNFAQAAAILDQYGLRERAPAGVRRRIERGVAGEIEDTPKPGEAVFAKTQNLIVGSNRLAVDAAAVKAKSLGYRALVLSTTIEGETRDVARMHAAIAREVQDSGRPVRAPACLISGGETTVTIRGDGLGGRNQEFALAAAIDLEGRHDVLALSGGTDGTDGPTDAAGAVATGLTAARARAQRLNPAALLANNDSYRFFDPLGDLIKTGPTGTNVMDVRLVLIG
- a CDS encoding shikimate kinase, encoding MNTRLIRTPCIYLVGFMGCGKTTVGGLLAEDLGWDFVDLDAEIERGAGQTIPEIFEAGGECEFRRLEHEALRARVRAVQTGHATVLSLGGGAFAQENNLALVTDNGISVWLDAPFELIRERITGETHRPLARDPARFAGLYESRRPTYGRADYRVEIGSNDPVEAVEAILALPLF
- a CDS encoding SDR family NAD(P)-dependent oxidoreductase yields the protein MNLQGKSVLITGASGGIGASLARSLHRRGAKLTLMARSAETLEKAAAETQGVAVTGDVTNAEDRKRAVDAALERWGSLDVLVNNAGVGMYIPAWRADMGEVRRLWELNIFAPLELIQLVVPVMQKQGGGRIVNVSSVAGKIALPWFPNYTASKFALCALTDALRIELAPYNISTMDVCPGYVKTAFQDNSLAGRPPDRLWRMKRMAVMPDECAEAIARGMERDKRTLVMPWFGNVLIAAARLAPSIADRILAHIYEGLDLEGIQQR